Below is a window of Dehalococcoidia bacterium DNA.
GTGCGCGAGACGACCCTCGACCCGGGCGACTTCGTTTACCCCATCTTCATCGCTCACGGCCACGGCCTGCGCGAGGAGATTCCCTCCATGCCCGGTCAGTTCCGCCTCTCGCCCGATATGCTGGCCGCCGAGGCGAAGGAGCTCCGCTCCCTGGGCATCGGTGCCGTCCTCCTCTTCGGCATCCCCAAGGCCAAGGACGACGTGGGAAGCGAGGCCTACGCGCCCGATGGCATCGTGCAGCAGGCCATCCGCGCCCTGAAGGACGCCGACCCCGACCTGGTGGTCATCACCGACGTCTGCCTGTGCGAATACACCGACCACGGCCATTGCGGCGTGGTGGTGGACGGGGAAGTGGACAACGACCGAACTCTGCCGCTGCTAGCCCGCATGGCCCTCTCCCACGTCGAGGCGGGGGCGGACATGGTGGCGCCCTCGGACATGATGGACGGGCGGGTGGCGGCCATTCGCCACGCCCTGGACGAGGCGGGCTACGCCCACATACCCATCATGGCCTACTCGGCCAAGGCAGCCTCCGCCTTCTACGGCCCCTTCCGCGAGGCGGCCGAATCGGCCCCCCAGTTCGGCGACCGCCGCGGCTATCAGATGGACCCGGCCAACGGCCGCGAGGCCCTGCGGGAGATCGAGGCCGACGTCGCCGAGGGCGCCGACATCGTTATGGTCAAGCCCGCCCTGCCCAACCTGGACATCATCGTCCGGGCGCGCCAGCGCTTCGACCTGCCCATCGCTGCCTACAACGTCAGCGGGGAATACGCCATGGTCAAGGCGGCAGCACGCATGGGCTGGCTGGACGAGCGGCGCATCACCCTGGAGGTGTTGACGGCCATCCGGCGCGCAGGGGCCGACATCGTCATCACCTACCACGCCAAGGAGGCAGCCCGCTGGCTGGCGGGCTGACGCTCCCCCGGCCATGCCAGTCACCAGGCTTCGGCGACGACGCCAGCCCCTGCTGGAGGGCGTGGAGGCCGTGGCCTTCGATGGCTACGGCACCATCTTCGACTACTCGGAGGCCGACTTCATAGCCACCTTCGCCGAGCTGCTGGCCGCCCAGGGCATCGAGGCCGATGCCGCCGAGCTGTGGCGCTACTTCCTGCAGGCCGCCCGTCGCCTCCGCAGCGAGAACCACCACCGGCCCGTTTACCTGCGCTTCTTGGAGGCCTGGACACGACAGTTCGAGGACTCCTTTCGCCGCCTGGGTGTGCAGGGCGATGCGCGCGCGGCCGCCCTCTTCGTGCGGCAGCGCCTGTCGGAAGCGAGAGTCCACCCCGAGGTGCCGCAAGTGCTGTCGGCCCTGGCCCCCCGCTATCGCCTCGCTCTCCTGTCCAATGCCGACAACGATTTCCTGACAGCAGCGCTGGAGCGCAACGGACTCCACTTCGACATCGTCGTCACCTCGGAGCTGGCGGGCGCGCTGAAGCCGGACCCGCGCATCTTCCAGGTCCTTCTGGACCGGCTGGGACTGCCTCCCCAGGCAGTGCTCTATGTGGGCGATAATCCCCTGCCCGATGTGCTGGGGGCGCGCAGGGCAGGCCTGCGTGTGGCCTGGCTGGACCGGGAGGGGAGACGACGCCCCCGCAGCGTGCCTGCTCCCGACTTG
It encodes the following:
- the hemB gene encoding porphobilinogen synthase: MTTRIATEAFQRFRRLRRTEGLRALVRETTLDPGDFVYPIFIAHGHGLREEIPSMPGQFRLSPDMLAAEAKELRSLGIGAVLLFGIPKAKDDVGSEAYAPDGIVQQAIRALKDADPDLVVITDVCLCEYTDHGHCGVVVDGEVDNDRTLPLLARMALSHVEAGADMVAPSDMMDGRVAAIRHALDEAGYAHIPIMAYSAKAASAFYGPFREAAESAPQFGDRRGYQMDPANGREALREIEADVAEGADIVMVKPALPNLDIIVRARQRFDLPIAAYNVSGEYAMVKAAARMGWLDERRITLEVLTAIRRAGADIVITYHAKEAARWLAG
- a CDS encoding HAD family hydrolase, which codes for MPVTRLRRRRQPLLEGVEAVAFDGYGTIFDYSEADFIATFAELLAAQGIEADAAELWRYFLQAARRLRSENHHRPVYLRFLEAWTRQFEDSFRRLGVQGDARAAALFVRQRLSEARVHPEVPQVLSALAPRYRLALLSNADNDFLTAALERNGLHFDIVVTSELAGALKPDPRIFQVLLDRLGLPPQAVLYVGDNPLPDVLGARRAGLRVAWLDREGRRRPRSVPAPDLKVRSLLELLPALGLGNG